The following proteins are co-located in the Microbacterium immunditiarum genome:
- a CDS encoding NAD(P)/FAD-dependent oxidoreductase: MRTPERVVIVGASIGGLTVAETLREEGFAGEITLLGDETRLPYARPPLSKQILAGEWEPEQAAIRTASELDLLDIRVLTGRRATGLDVDARILHTADGPLAFDELVIATGTQPRPHPVLPEASTLRTMDDALRLRERMDAAGRVAVIGSGILGSEIASAARKRDSEVLLVGRSGALGFGGVGTLLSEELSRLHLAHGIELALRAEVTAARPAGAGAAELTFDDGSTRAFDLVVTMIGGTPCTEWLVSSTLDLANGIACDPFGVAAPGISAVGDVAAWLDPITGCHRRVEHQSNAIEQAIAVAGRIAHGAERAQPVPLFWSEIHGTRIHAYGWFDPERPLAELPKTSDSTGTVYSSHDLAGELRGIVGWNAPPRDFRTARAAVVTTRPLVLHA; this comes from the coding sequence ATGAGGACCCCCGAGCGCGTCGTCATTGTCGGCGCATCGATCGGCGGTCTGACCGTCGCCGAGACCCTGCGCGAGGAGGGCTTCGCCGGCGAGATCACCCTCCTCGGCGACGAGACGCGCCTGCCGTACGCCCGCCCGCCGCTGTCGAAGCAAATCCTCGCGGGCGAGTGGGAACCCGAGCAGGCGGCCATCCGCACGGCCAGCGAGCTCGACCTGCTCGACATCCGCGTGCTCACCGGCCGCCGCGCGACCGGGCTCGACGTCGACGCCCGCATACTCCACACCGCCGACGGCCCGCTTGCGTTCGACGAGCTCGTCATCGCGACCGGCACGCAACCCCGGCCGCACCCCGTGCTGCCCGAGGCATCCACGCTCCGTACCATGGACGACGCCCTTCGCCTGCGCGAGCGCATGGACGCGGCCGGCCGCGTGGCGGTGATCGGCTCCGGCATCCTCGGCTCCGAGATCGCGAGCGCGGCGCGCAAGCGCGATTCGGAAGTGCTGCTAGTCGGCCGCTCGGGCGCGCTCGGCTTCGGCGGGGTCGGCACGCTGCTGAGTGAGGAGCTCTCCCGGTTGCACCTGGCGCACGGCATCGAACTCGCGCTCCGTGCCGAGGTCACTGCCGCCAGGCCCGCCGGCGCCGGTGCTGCCGAACTCACCTTCGACGACGGCTCCACGCGCGCGTTTGACCTCGTCGTCACCATGATCGGCGGAACCCCGTGCACCGAGTGGCTGGTCTCCTCGACGCTCGACCTCGCCAACGGCATCGCCTGCGACCCGTTCGGCGTGGCCGCCCCCGGCATTTCCGCCGTCGGCGACGTCGCCGCGTGGCTCGACCCGATCACAGGCTGCCACCGCCGCGTCGAACACCAGAGCAACGCCATCGAGCAGGCCATCGCCGTCGCCGGCCGCATCGCGCACGGCGCCGAGCGCGCGCAGCCGGTGCCACTGTTCTGGTCCGAGATCCACGGCACCCGCATCCACGCCTACGGCTGGTTCGACCCCGAGCGACCGCTCGCCGAGCTGCCGAAGACCTCTGACTCGACCGGCACCGTCTACAGCAGCCACGATCTCGCCGGCGAACTGCGCGGCATCGTCGGCTGGAACGCTCCGCCCCGCGACTTCCGCACGGCCCGCGCGGCCGTCGTCACCACCCGTCCCCTCGTCCTCCACGCCTGA
- a CDS encoding family 78 glycoside hydrolase catalytic domain, with protein MSQHAIRPRQLALVALAAMLAVTIAWPANIPAASAITVQGEQSLRTEVNELTVERATQPLAVDETRPMLAWQVAAEKRGVLQSAYQVWVASSPSLLNAGRPDLWDSGKVESEESTGIPYTGGKLEAGQRAWFKVRIWDQSGGVSPWSAPSWWEAGLGTEGWQGGWIAGPPAPTQVTLADAQWIWTSGTVAGAGVPAGDAYFRRGFSLPADREVTSARIVVTADDRFALHVNGTEVAATSPGADWQSSQVVDITNLVSSGENQLAIGATNSSPGFSGLIAKLVVDFAVGEPTVIVTDSSWSSAATLATGWTEANYDDSGWSAAAELGSYGVSPWGNGVSLPAESFGFAGSRWIWTPGSTSGTNDLPAGTGCFRKTLSLPADRTITSATLAIAADDSFVATVNGTKIGGTPRGAQWDAGQFYDVTDGLAAGQNLLAIRATNATVGYAGLIAKLQVEFDDGEPLTVITDGSWLATADDPASCTSLDFDDSEWSPASELGTYGMAPWGSRVLLPKEEPAPLLRTDFRARAGLSSARLYVAGAGFQVAHLNGAPVSDNVMEPATSDYDDRILYVAYDVTDRVKAGDNALGFELGRGFFGLTTPNVWNMHTTAPWHNEPRVLAQLELTYRDGSTQVVKTGPGWRTVAGPTRSDSVYAGETYDARLEQPGWATAGFDDAAWTAAPVVAAPQGKLEPQVQQPIKVMDSIDAVEVTEPTPGVYLVDFGQTVSGWVELRGKAPAGQKVTMAYGQQLSGDGRINLEQGYVFGGRFQRDEYVFRGEGEERWQARFSQKSFRYVEVEGLDSAPPLNMLVAKEVRTSADVTGNFESSEPTLNQIHSMVVRSLEHHMLGIPAVDAMYEKIGWTADGHLNTAGFASNFDAHNFLAKWLDDIADTQTPDGGIGDIAPTSGWSTPSQAVEWSMAYPIVMWELYTRYGDRRVLEEQFDGVARYLNWELDRVDGDGLAKRGRGDWLPPDSADEDLRLPASAYLYRGLRIGAQAAEALGRDADAERFADRADQLRTDFNDAFLDLDAGLYRTPSDNGYRQTSNALALEFGLVPDDARAAVADALAQDVRSRANHLNTGTLGTAVLLPALTHGGHEDLALAVASQRTYPSWGFWLENGADTLWETWTVTDPRQGRPSGHDHYLFGSVEPWFFEQLAGIRPIEPGYRRVVVEPLVSDDLTWVRATVGTVRGDVSVDWEQNATGSSGTLVVPGNATAELRIAIPEGYELTERGKPVGKIAGVTQLAPGVFEVGAGSYSFEVAPSRR; from the coding sequence ATGAGCCAGCACGCGATTCGACCCCGTCAACTTGCTCTGGTGGCATTGGCTGCGATGCTCGCAGTAACGATTGCATGGCCAGCAAACATTCCAGCGGCCTCTGCCATCACCGTGCAGGGAGAGCAGTCCCTGCGCACCGAAGTGAACGAGCTCACGGTCGAGCGAGCGACCCAGCCGCTGGCGGTTGACGAGACTCGCCCGATGCTAGCGTGGCAGGTCGCTGCCGAGAAGCGGGGCGTGCTGCAGTCCGCGTACCAAGTGTGGGTCGCCAGCTCACCGTCTCTCCTCAATGCGGGCCGGCCGGATCTGTGGGACAGCGGCAAGGTCGAGTCGGAGGAGTCGACAGGCATTCCCTACACAGGCGGCAAACTTGAGGCCGGTCAGCGCGCCTGGTTCAAGGTCCGCATTTGGGACCAGAGCGGTGGTGTCTCGCCATGGAGCGCGCCGAGCTGGTGGGAGGCCGGCTTGGGAACCGAGGGGTGGCAGGGCGGGTGGATCGCGGGCCCTCCCGCGCCGACCCAGGTGACGCTGGCCGACGCCCAGTGGATCTGGACTAGTGGCACCGTCGCCGGCGCAGGGGTCCCAGCCGGTGATGCGTACTTCCGCCGAGGCTTCAGCCTGCCTGCGGACCGTGAGGTCACCTCGGCGCGGATCGTGGTTACGGCGGACGATCGCTTTGCCCTCCACGTCAACGGAACAGAGGTCGCCGCCACTAGTCCGGGTGCCGACTGGCAGTCGTCCCAGGTCGTGGATATCACCAACCTGGTGAGTAGCGGGGAGAATCAGCTCGCGATTGGAGCGACGAACTCAAGTCCCGGGTTCTCCGGCCTCATCGCCAAACTCGTCGTCGACTTCGCAGTCGGGGAGCCGACAGTAATCGTTACCGATAGTTCGTGGTCTTCGGCTGCAACTCTCGCGACTGGCTGGACCGAGGCGAACTACGACGACAGTGGGTGGAGCGCCGCGGCGGAACTCGGGAGTTACGGCGTGTCTCCTTGGGGCAACGGAGTCTCGCTGCCCGCAGAGAGTTTCGGCTTCGCTGGGTCGCGCTGGATATGGACGCCGGGTTCGACTTCGGGTACCAACGATCTCCCGGCCGGCACCGGATGCTTCCGCAAGACACTCTCACTCCCAGCCGATCGTACGATCACCTCCGCCACGCTCGCCATCGCCGCCGACGACAGCTTCGTGGCCACGGTGAACGGGACGAAGATCGGTGGGACACCGCGCGGTGCGCAATGGGATGCCGGACAGTTCTACGACGTAACCGACGGGCTCGCCGCTGGTCAGAACCTGTTGGCGATCCGAGCGACCAATGCCACCGTGGGATACGCAGGCCTGATAGCCAAGTTGCAGGTCGAGTTCGACGATGGAGAGCCGCTGACCGTGATCACGGACGGTTCGTGGCTCGCCACTGCCGATGACCCGGCCAGCTGCACGTCGTTGGACTTCGACGACAGTGAGTGGTCTCCAGCCAGCGAGCTGGGAACGTACGGCATGGCGCCCTGGGGCAGCAGGGTGCTGCTACCCAAGGAGGAGCCTGCACCGCTACTGCGTACTGATTTCCGGGCCCGGGCCGGTTTGAGCAGTGCCCGGCTCTACGTGGCCGGCGCAGGATTTCAGGTCGCGCACCTCAATGGCGCGCCGGTGAGCGACAACGTAATGGAACCCGCGACGAGTGACTACGACGATCGCATTCTTTACGTTGCCTACGACGTCACAGACCGTGTGAAGGCGGGCGACAACGCGCTCGGCTTCGAGCTGGGGCGCGGCTTCTTCGGCCTCACGACACCCAATGTGTGGAACATGCACACCACCGCACCGTGGCACAATGAGCCCCGCGTGCTGGCCCAGCTGGAACTGACCTACCGGGACGGCTCCACGCAGGTGGTGAAGACCGGACCCGGGTGGAGAACTGTGGCAGGCCCCACCCGGTCGGACTCCGTCTACGCCGGTGAGACCTACGACGCCCGGCTCGAACAGCCGGGGTGGGCCACTGCCGGATTCGACGACGCGGCTTGGACCGCCGCACCCGTCGTCGCGGCGCCGCAAGGGAAGCTTGAGCCGCAAGTGCAGCAACCAATCAAGGTCATGGATTCCATCGACGCCGTTGAGGTAACCGAGCCCACGCCCGGGGTGTACCTGGTCGACTTCGGGCAGACCGTGAGCGGCTGGGTCGAACTCAGGGGCAAAGCGCCGGCCGGCCAGAAGGTCACTATGGCCTACGGTCAGCAGTTGTCCGGAGACGGAAGGATCAACCTCGAGCAGGGGTATGTCTTCGGTGGTCGGTTCCAACGCGACGAATACGTCTTTAGAGGAGAGGGCGAGGAGCGGTGGCAGGCGCGATTCAGCCAAAAGAGCTTCCGCTATGTAGAAGTCGAGGGTCTCGACTCCGCGCCGCCGTTGAATATGTTGGTGGCCAAGGAGGTTCGCACGTCGGCGGACGTGACCGGTAACTTCGAGTCCTCTGAGCCGACTCTCAATCAGATTCACAGCATGGTGGTGCGCAGTCTCGAGCACCACATGCTGGGTATTCCGGCGGTGGACGCGATGTACGAGAAGATCGGCTGGACGGCCGACGGTCACCTGAATACTGCGGGATTCGCGTCCAACTTCGACGCCCACAACTTCCTCGCCAAGTGGCTCGATGACATCGCCGATACGCAGACCCCCGACGGCGGCATTGGTGACATCGCGCCGACCAGCGGATGGAGCACGCCCTCGCAGGCGGTCGAGTGGTCGATGGCCTACCCGATCGTCATGTGGGAGCTCTACACCCGGTACGGAGACCGCCGTGTGCTCGAGGAGCAGTTCGATGGGGTCGCCCGCTATCTCAATTGGGAACTGGACCGAGTCGATGGCGACGGTCTTGCCAAGCGTGGCCGAGGTGACTGGTTGCCGCCGGACAGCGCTGACGAGGACCTCAGACTGCCCGCGTCTGCCTACCTCTACCGCGGCTTGCGGATCGGGGCACAGGCGGCTGAGGCGCTGGGACGCGACGCCGACGCGGAGCGGTTCGCCGACCGGGCGGATCAGCTTCGCACGGACTTCAATGACGCGTTCCTGGACCTGGACGCTGGTCTCTATCGCACGCCATCTGACAATGGCTACCGCCAGACCAGCAACGCTCTGGCGCTGGAATTCGGTCTTGTCCCCGACGACGCCCGCGCCGCCGTGGCGGATGCGCTTGCCCAGGATGTTCGTAGCCGAGCGAACCATCTCAATACGGGAACTCTTGGGACGGCCGTGCTGCTCCCGGCGTTGACACACGGTGGTCATGAGGATTTGGCGCTTGCCGTGGCCAGTCAGCGCACGTACCCGAGCTGGGGCTTCTGGTTGGAGAACGGTGCTGACACGTTGTGGGAGACGTGGACCGTCACCGACCCACGGCAGGGACGGCCGTCGGGGCACGATCACTATCTGTTCGGTTCTGTTGAGCCGTGGTTCTTCGAACAGCTCGCGGGGATCAGGCCCATCGAGCCCGGCTATCGGCGAGTCGTCGTTGAACCGCTGGTCAGCGACGATCTGACGTGGGTGCGGGCGACGGTCGGCACTGTGCGTGGCGACGTGTCGGTCGACTGGGAGCAGAACGCCACGGGATCCAGCGGCACCCTGGTGGTCCCGGGCAACGCCACCGCAGAGCTAAGGATCGCTATCCCCGAAGGGTATGAGCTCACCGAGCGCGGAAAGCCAGTAGGCAAGATCGCTGGCGTCACTCAACTGGCACCGGGCGTCTTCGAGGTGGGCGCGGGCAGCTACTCCTTCGAGGTTGCGCCGTCGCGGCGCTGA
- a CDS encoding LacI family DNA-binding transcriptional regulator produces the protein MAVSVRDVAAAASVSVGTVSNVLNRPDKVAPATVKRVNSAIEELGFVRNDAARQLRAGRSRSIGLIVLDVRNPFFTDVARGAEDRAAADGMTILLGNSDENAERERSYLDLFEEQRVNGVLITPLIDDLPRLELLQRRGTPVVLVDRESADRRFSSVAVDDIVGGELAVRHLVETGRRRIAFVGGPMAIRQVTDRLEGARRAAAETPGVTVEVVETESLSALAGREAGAEIRERAAADRPDAIFAANDLLAMGVLQALMMQGEVRVPDDIALIGYDDIDLASSAVVPLSSIRQPAALIGYTAVELLLKQASRLDGGGECERVVFQPELVVRASTVGDAAAAASP, from the coding sequence ATGGCAGTCAGCGTGCGGGATGTCGCGGCCGCGGCATCCGTTTCAGTGGGCACGGTTTCGAATGTGCTCAACCGACCCGACAAGGTAGCGCCGGCCACCGTCAAACGCGTCAACTCTGCCATCGAGGAACTGGGCTTCGTGCGCAACGACGCCGCCCGCCAGCTGCGCGCCGGCCGAAGCCGTTCGATCGGCCTCATCGTGCTGGATGTGCGAAACCCCTTCTTCACCGATGTCGCACGCGGGGCCGAAGATCGTGCGGCCGCAGACGGCATGACGATCCTGCTCGGCAACAGCGACGAGAACGCCGAGCGGGAGCGCTCGTACCTCGACTTGTTCGAAGAGCAGAGGGTGAACGGCGTGCTCATCACCCCGCTCATCGACGATCTGCCACGGCTCGAGCTCTTGCAGCGTCGCGGCACGCCCGTCGTGCTGGTCGACCGTGAGTCCGCCGATCGCAGGTTCTCGTCTGTGGCCGTCGACGACATCGTGGGCGGCGAGCTCGCGGTGCGCCACCTCGTGGAGACCGGTCGCCGGCGGATCGCCTTCGTCGGTGGGCCGATGGCCATCCGCCAGGTGACCGATCGCCTCGAGGGCGCTCGGCGTGCTGCCGCCGAAACGCCGGGCGTGACGGTCGAGGTCGTCGAGACCGAGTCGCTCAGCGCGCTCGCGGGGCGGGAGGCCGGTGCCGAGATACGCGAGCGCGCCGCGGCCGATCGACCCGACGCGATCTTCGCCGCCAACGACCTGCTCGCCATGGGTGTGTTGCAGGCACTCATGATGCAAGGCGAGGTGCGCGTTCCCGACGATATCGCCCTGATCGGCTACGACGACATCGACTTGGCGTCGTCGGCGGTGGTGCCACTGTCGTCGATCCGGCAGCCCGCGGCGCTCATCGGCTACACCGCTGTGGAGCTGCTGCTCAAGCAGGCAAGTAGGCTCGATGGCGGTGGCGAGTGCGAGCGGGTGGTCTTCCAGCCCGAGTTGGTCGTGCGCGCGTCGACGGTTGGGGATGCCGCCGCGGCGGCATCCCCGTAG
- a CDS encoding helix-turn-helix transcriptional regulator, translating into MVRSPNTAEEIERGRRLGAALRSARGERSMLRTALDAGVSPETLRKIESGRVATPAFPTVAAVADVLGLSLDALWAEVSTAEGTGDRFRDAALRRRRGAGRVEGSRSQETVVTGLSE; encoded by the coding sequence ATGGTGCGGTCGCCGAATACGGCGGAGGAGATCGAACGAGGACGACGCCTTGGCGCCGCGTTGCGGAGCGCTCGAGGCGAGCGGTCCATGCTCCGGACCGCGCTCGATGCCGGTGTGTCGCCGGAGACGCTGCGGAAGATCGAGTCGGGCCGCGTGGCCACCCCGGCGTTCCCGACTGTCGCAGCTGTCGCCGACGTCCTCGGGCTGTCCCTCGACGCGCTCTGGGCTGAAGTCTCGACTGCCGAGGGAACCGGCGACCGGTTCCGCGACGCAGCATTGCGGCGTCGCCGCGGAGCCGGTCGAGTTGAGGGATCTCGGAGTCAGGAAACGGTGGTCACAGGGCTGTCGGAGTAG
- the map gene encoding type I methionyl aminopeptidase: protein MIEILNADELSRARDTGALVADILHELKRRTVVGTNLLSIDQWAKEMILEAGAKSCYVDYAPSFGRGPFGHYICTAVNDAVLHGMPHDYALADGDLLTLDLAVALRGIAADAAISFTVGDAAAAEDAAMITATERALHAGIAAAQSGARIGDISHVIGTVLTAAGYQINLEFGGHGIGSTMHQDPHISNSGRPSRGYKLRPGLMLALEPWVMADTDRLVTDADGWTLRSATGSRTAHTEHTIAITTTGAEILTLPTHVRGEMATRLAAESG, encoded by the coding sequence ATGATCGAGATTCTGAACGCCGACGAACTGTCACGGGCGCGCGACACGGGCGCATTGGTCGCAGATATCCTGCACGAGCTGAAGCGCCGCACTGTCGTCGGCACGAACCTTCTCTCGATCGACCAGTGGGCGAAGGAGATGATCCTCGAAGCCGGGGCGAAGTCGTGCTACGTCGACTACGCGCCGTCGTTCGGACGCGGGCCGTTCGGGCACTACATCTGCACGGCTGTCAACGATGCTGTCCTACACGGCATGCCCCACGACTACGCCCTCGCGGACGGTGACCTTCTGACCCTTGACCTCGCGGTCGCCCTGCGCGGGATCGCCGCTGACGCCGCAATCAGTTTCACGGTCGGAGATGCCGCGGCCGCGGAAGATGCCGCCATGATCACCGCTACGGAACGCGCACTGCACGCCGGGATCGCGGCGGCTCAGTCGGGCGCCCGCATCGGCGACATCTCGCACGTCATCGGAACCGTGCTGACCGCGGCCGGATACCAGATCAACCTCGAGTTCGGAGGGCACGGGATCGGGTCAACAATGCATCAGGATCCTCACATCTCCAACAGCGGACGTCCCAGCCGCGGCTACAAACTGCGCCCAGGACTCATGCTCGCCCTCGAACCATGGGTCATGGCCGACACCGACAGGCTCGTCACCGACGCTGACGGCTGGACCCTCCGCAGCGCGACCGGGTCTCGCACCGCACACACCGAACACACGATCGCCATCACGACGACCGGAGCAGAGATCCTGACCTTGCCGACACACGTTCGGGGTGAAATGGCGACGAGGCTGGCCGCCGAATCGGGCTAA
- a CDS encoding M23 family metallopeptidase: protein MGAPVAVAAALVRTRTGRRIAIGILAAVALASGLVLAPLVAIPLAIAGAGTTAAIENPAVAPVANGDWGYPLAGDYTKGRGFGYNPVTGCSYCSIDHQGYDMAQGCGSTIHSAGPGRVITAGSYQGYGNAVRVDHGGGLITLYAHMQWDSLRVSVGDLVHAGSPIGAEGNTGRSFGCHLHFEVHRDGRAIDPQPFMAALGLPLK, encoded by the coding sequence ATGGGCGCCCCGGTCGCAGTCGCCGCAGCCCTCGTGAGAACGAGGACCGGGCGCCGGATCGCGATCGGGATCCTCGCCGCCGTCGCACTCGCGAGTGGCCTCGTCCTGGCACCGCTCGTCGCGATTCCGCTTGCGATCGCGGGGGCTGGCACGACCGCCGCGATAGAAAACCCAGCAGTCGCGCCCGTGGCCAACGGCGACTGGGGTTACCCCCTGGCTGGCGACTACACCAAGGGCCGCGGCTTCGGCTACAACCCCGTCACCGGGTGCAGCTACTGCTCGATCGATCACCAGGGCTACGACATGGCGCAGGGATGCGGTAGCACCATCCACTCCGCTGGTCCGGGCCGAGTCATCACCGCTGGCTCATACCAGGGATACGGCAACGCTGTCCGAGTCGACCACGGCGGCGGACTCATCACGCTCTACGCCCACATGCAGTGGGATTCCCTCCGCGTCAGCGTGGGCGACCTCGTCCACGCCGGCAGTCCGATCGGCGCAGAGGGCAACACCGGCCGCTCATTCGGATGCCATCTCCACTTCGAGGTGCACCGAGACGGCCGCGCCATCGATCCGCAACCGTTCATGGCCGCCCTCGGCCTTCCCCTGAAGTGA